Proteins encoded by one window of Litoribacterium kuwaitense:
- a CDS encoding DUF1385 domain-containing protein — MADEKTPVYGGQAVIEGVMFGSRTHGVTAVRRKDGTLAFYQADRATRPWLTTMKKMPFIRGIAAMIEASANGSKHLQFASDQYEEDHDDGKTDQKEPSKMQMALGIAVIGIISFIVGKLIFTLVPMLLAMSLYKWFPGHLIQNLLEGGFKLLFLLVYIYALSFAPLIKRVFQYHGAEHKVINAFENGKSLTPENVAKASRLHYRCGSSFILLTVVVGVFIYLNFPSDPFWLRVMNRIALIPVVLGVSFEVLQLTNKLKDVPVLRYLGYPGLWLQLLTTKEPNREQIEVAIASFNELRRIEQEEQKSKQVESVI; from the coding sequence ATGGCGGATGAAAAAACACCGGTCTACGGTGGGCAAGCCGTAATCGAAGGTGTCATGTTTGGCAGTCGCACTCATGGGGTGACGGCAGTCCGGAGAAAAGATGGCACACTTGCATTTTATCAAGCAGATCGGGCGACTCGTCCGTGGTTAACAACGATGAAAAAAATGCCTTTTATCCGTGGTATCGCCGCGATGATTGAGGCAAGTGCAAACGGATCAAAGCACCTCCAGTTTGCTAGCGATCAATATGAGGAAGATCATGACGACGGAAAAACGGATCAAAAAGAACCTTCTAAAATGCAGATGGCTTTAGGGATCGCAGTGATCGGCATCATCTCTTTTATTGTCGGTAAATTAATCTTTACATTAGTCCCAATGCTGTTAGCTATGTCTCTGTACAAATGGTTTCCAGGCCATCTTATTCAGAACTTGTTAGAAGGGGGCTTTAAACTACTATTTTTGCTTGTTTACATTTATGCTTTATCGTTTGCCCCATTAATTAAACGTGTTTTTCAATACCATGGCGCTGAGCATAAAGTGATTAACGCCTTTGAAAACGGGAAGTCCCTCACACCAGAAAATGTAGCCAAGGCATCCAGGCTCCATTACCGGTGTGGAAGTAGCTTTATTTTGTTAACCGTCGTCGTCGGAGTTTTTATTTATTTAAATTTCCCGTCCGATCCATTTTGGCTACGTGTGATGAACCGAATTGCGCTCATCCCTGTCGTTCTTGGGGTATCTTTTGAAGTGCTTCAGCTTACGAATAAACTGAAAGATGTTCCTGTCTTGCGTTACCTTGGCTATCCAGGACTCTGGCTACAGCTACTCACAACAAAAGAACCAAACCGTGAACAAATTGAAGTAGCCATCGCCTCATTTAATGAACTCAGACGCATTGAACAAGAAGAGCAAAAAAGTAAACAGGTTGAGAGCGTCATTTGA
- a CDS encoding YqhR family membrane protein translates to MAEDKLQEQTPLAQYMIRIVSIGWYGGLLFSIVGWIASLLSFSTYGPQSFLEEATGYGFGATWLGVLTTLVGLSLLSIVIAFIYHALLRKRKGLLSGGLFGIAIWLILYGVLSPLLPGVPLLQEMNVDSLVTTGCLFLVYGVFVGYSISYEYDEYQKLMKLRHNKESENYSNA, encoded by the coding sequence ATGGCAGAAGATAAATTGCAAGAGCAGACACCATTGGCGCAATATATGATCCGAATCGTCAGTATTGGCTGGTACGGCGGCTTACTTTTTTCGATTGTCGGCTGGATCGCTTCTTTGCTTTCATTCTCCACGTATGGGCCGCAGTCCTTCTTGGAAGAAGCAACGGGTTATGGGTTCGGTGCTACTTGGTTAGGTGTATTAACAACGCTAGTCGGGCTAAGTCTGTTATCAATTGTTATAGCCTTTATTTATCATGCGTTGCTGCGAAAGCGAAAAGGTTTGCTTTCAGGCGGCCTGTTTGGCATTGCCATTTGGCTGATTTTATATGGAGTGTTAAGCCCTCTTTTACCTGGCGTGCCCCTTTTACAAGAAATGAATGTTGACTCTTTAGTGACAACGGGATGTCTGTTTTTAGTGTATGGTGTGTTTGTCGGATACTCCATTTCCTATGAATATGATGAGTATCAAAAGCTTATGAAACTGCGGCATAACAAAGAGTCTGAGAACTACTCAAATGCATAG
- the aroQ gene encoding type II 3-dehydroquinate dehydratase: protein MENTILVLNGPNLNLLGEREPGVYGSETLAQLEQKLTELLNEKDVTLTFRQSNSEGVLIDTLHEFRHCQGIVLNAGAYTHYSIAIRDAIQAIQSPVVEVHMSNVHAREAFRHTSVIAPVCVGQIAGFGMASYELGLQAILNLSK, encoded by the coding sequence ATGGAAAATACGATACTCGTGTTGAACGGTCCAAATTTAAATTTGCTTGGTGAACGGGAACCAGGGGTTTATGGCTCTGAAACCTTGGCTCAATTGGAGCAAAAGCTCACGGAGCTCTTGAATGAAAAAGATGTGACTTTGACGTTTCGACAGTCGAATTCAGAAGGTGTTCTTATTGATACATTACATGAATTTCGCCATTGTCAAGGAATTGTGCTAAACGCAGGTGCATATACCCATTATAGCATTGCGATTCGTGACGCCATTCAAGCGATCCAAAGTCCAGTGGTCGAAGTACATATGTCCAATGTTCACGCACGAGAAGCATTTCGTCATACGTCCGTCATAGCACCTGTTTGTGTCGGCCAGATCGCTGGCTTCGGCATGGCAAGCTATGAGCTGGGACTTCAGGCGATATTAAACCTTTCAAAATAA
- a CDS encoding M24 family metallopeptidase — protein sequence MSRLAKLQNALKQHSIEAMVITNPSNRRYISHFTGTAGVVFVTQNEGMLLTDFRYTEQARAQVSELEIIQYQSTLHDEVAKKAKALGVKEVAFEKTYLTYQQFEQYRQALSDISFVGVAGVIEPLRRQKEADEIRILEEAGQIADAAFEHILTVLRPGVSELEISNELEFFMRKQGADSSSFDTIVASGKRSALPHGVASDKIIEQGDMVTLDFGAYYQGYCSDITRTIAIGEPNEKLKDIHHIVLTAQKAALSAIRPGETTASVDDVARSIIAEAGYGAAFGHSTGHGIGLEVHEGPSLSGKSQEVLAPGMVVTVEPGIYVPDLGGVRIEDDVLVTEDGGRRLTHSNKELIVL from the coding sequence ATGAGTAGACTGGCTAAACTACAGAATGCATTGAAGCAGCATTCGATTGAAGCAATGGTCATTACAAATCCCTCGAACCGGCGTTACATCTCCCATTTTACAGGTACAGCGGGTGTCGTATTTGTGACACAAAACGAAGGAATGCTCTTAACGGACTTTAGGTACACGGAGCAGGCACGTGCCCAGGTCAGCGAATTAGAAATTATTCAATATCAAAGCACACTTCATGATGAAGTTGCCAAAAAAGCAAAAGCGCTTGGAGTAAAAGAGGTGGCGTTTGAGAAAACGTATTTAACCTATCAACAGTTTGAGCAATATCGTCAAGCACTTTCAGACATTTCTTTCGTAGGTGTCGCTGGTGTTATCGAGCCTCTGCGCCGACAAAAAGAAGCCGATGAAATCCGAATTCTCGAAGAGGCGGGGCAAATTGCTGATGCAGCGTTTGAACATATTTTAACGGTCCTTCGCCCAGGCGTGAGTGAATTAGAAATTTCTAATGAATTGGAGTTTTTCATGCGCAAACAAGGCGCTGACTCCTCGTCCTTTGACACGATTGTCGCTTCAGGAAAGCGCTCTGCACTGCCCCATGGCGTCGCTTCCGATAAAATCATTGAACAGGGTGACATGGTTACGCTCGATTTTGGCGCCTATTATCAAGGGTATTGCTCGGACATCACACGCACGATTGCCATTGGTGAACCGAACGAAAAACTAAAAGATATTCATCATATTGTTCTAACAGCTCAAAAAGCTGCTTTATCAGCGATTCGCCCAGGAGAAACGACCGCCTCAGTCGATGATGTCGCTCGAAGTATCATTGCTGAAGCAGGATATGGTGCTGCCTTTGGCCATTCAACAGGTCATGGCATCGGCTTGGAAGTTCATGAAGGTCCTTCATTGTCAGGCAAATCGCAAGAAGTGCTTGCGCCTGGAATGGTCGTCACCGTAGAGCCAGGCATTTATGTTCCTGATTTAGGCGGTGTACGGATTGAGGACGATGTGCTCGTCACAGAAGACGGAGGTCGACGGCTCACCCACAGCAACAAGGAACTTATTGTACTTTAA
- the efp gene encoding elongation factor P: MISVNDFKTGVTIEVDNDIWQVMEFQHVKPGKGAAFVRSKLRNLRTGAIAEKTFRGGEKVGRAHIERAKMQYLYASGDMHAFMNTSTYEQIELPTAQIEEELKFLKENMEVSVITYEGETLGVELPNTVELEVTETEPGIKGDTASGGTKPATLETGLIVQVPFFINQGERLIINTTDSKYVSRA; the protein is encoded by the coding sequence ATGATTTCTGTCAATGATTTTAAAACAGGTGTAACGATTGAAGTAGATAACGATATTTGGCAAGTCATGGAGTTTCAACATGTTAAGCCGGGAAAAGGAGCAGCATTTGTTCGCTCGAAGCTTCGTAATTTAAGAACAGGCGCGATTGCAGAGAAAACATTCCGCGGCGGTGAAAAAGTAGGCCGTGCCCATATAGAGCGGGCCAAAATGCAGTATCTATATGCGAGCGGGGATATGCACGCGTTTATGAATACGTCTACGTATGAACAAATCGAGCTTCCCACAGCACAAATTGAAGAAGAGCTAAAATTTTTGAAAGAGAATATGGAAGTATCTGTGATCACTTACGAAGGTGAAACGTTAGGAGTAGAGCTTCCGAATACGGTTGAGCTTGAAGTCACCGAGACAGAGCCAGGGATTAAAGGAGACACGGCTTCTGGTGGTACAAAACCAGCAACGCTAGAAACCGGTCTCATTGTTCAAGTGCCTTTCTTCATAAACCAAGGTGAGCGCTTGATCATTAACACGACTGATAGCAAATATGTCTCAAGAGCTTAA
- the spoIIIAA gene encoding stage III sporulation protein AA — MENVISLLPVKVQTSLHSLSLHWHDIEEIRLRVDKPVEVRMQGRSRLLSGALFMRDDAIDLVQRLTDYSMYAHEHDIRLGYITLRGGHRIGLCGSVVHEDGRVRTLKHITSFNIRLAHEKKGVADRIAPFLCKQGEWQSTLVLGPPKSGKTTLIRDIVRLISEGGQDIPARTVGIVDERSEIAACKDGVPQYSFGPRVDVLDGCPKAAGMMMMVRTMSPDVLIVDEIGEKEDALAVMEAIHAGVKVIASAHAFHLDDIFQRPALKELMNASPFSRMIELDHVRTGAIRTIKNEHGHPFSLKESNEVLR, encoded by the coding sequence ATGGAGAACGTCATATCATTGCTTCCGGTCAAGGTTCAAACGAGCCTTCATTCACTGAGCCTGCACTGGCATGATATTGAAGAAATTCGACTTCGAGTGGACAAGCCAGTGGAAGTTAGAATGCAAGGGCGTTCGCGCTTATTAAGTGGAGCTTTATTTATGCGTGACGATGCGATCGATTTGGTGCAGCGTTTAACGGATTATTCTATGTACGCTCATGAGCATGATATTCGTCTAGGGTATATTACATTACGCGGAGGGCATCGCATAGGTTTATGTGGCAGTGTAGTCCATGAAGATGGACGTGTTCGTACGCTGAAGCATATTACAAGCTTTAACATTCGCCTAGCACACGAAAAAAAAGGAGTCGCTGACCGAATTGCACCATTTCTGTGTAAGCAAGGGGAGTGGCAAAGTACGCTCGTGCTAGGACCTCCGAAATCCGGAAAGACGACCTTGATTCGTGATATCGTTCGCTTAATCAGTGAGGGAGGACAAGACATACCAGCTCGGACAGTTGGAATTGTTGATGAACGCTCAGAAATTGCTGCGTGTAAAGACGGTGTTCCGCAATATTCGTTTGGACCGAGAGTTGACGTTTTAGATGGGTGTCCCAAAGCGGCCGGCATGATGATGATGGTACGAACGATGAGTCCCGACGTATTAATCGTTGATGAAATTGGCGAGAAAGAAGATGCACTAGCGGTCATGGAAGCCATTCATGCCGGTGTAAAGGTTATTGCTTCAGCTCATGCGTTTCACTTAGATGATATTTTCCAAAGACCAGCACTTAAAGAATTAATGAATGCTTCCCCGTTTTCCAGGATGATTGAGCTTGATCATGTACGAACGGGAGCGATCCGCACGATCAAAAATGAACACGGACATCCGTTCTCCTTAAAGGAGTCAAATGAGGTCTTACGATGA
- the spoIIIAB gene encoding stage III sporulation protein SpoIIIAB — MTLFGAMFIIATTTWLGFYQASRLQKRPEELLHIRYAFQALEAEILFSHAPLHKACETVARQHKGVAQKLFSDTALGLHEHQSAKEAWQQAVASLLSHSALKQGDRAILDHFGETLGAHDRVQQQKQISLAMTHLAREEELARTEQRTYASLSKSLGFLSGCLLVLILL; from the coding sequence ATGACACTATTTGGGGCAATGTTTATTATTGCGACAACGACTTGGTTAGGGTTTTATCAAGCTTCCCGATTGCAAAAACGTCCGGAGGAATTGCTTCACATACGTTATGCGTTTCAGGCACTGGAGGCCGAAATTTTATTCAGTCATGCGCCGCTTCACAAGGCGTGTGAAACCGTGGCGAGGCAGCACAAAGGGGTGGCACAAAAACTGTTTTCTGATACTGCGTTAGGGCTTCATGAGCACCAATCCGCGAAAGAAGCATGGCAACAAGCTGTGGCGTCATTGCTTAGTCACTCCGCTTTAAAACAAGGAGACAGAGCGATCCTCGATCATTTTGGCGAGACGCTTGGTGCCCATGATCGCGTGCAGCAGCAAAAGCAGATTTCGTTGGCGATGACCCATTTGGCAAGAGAAGAAGAGCTGGCACGCACGGAGCAGCGTACCTATGCTTCTCTAAGTAAAAGCTTAGGCTTTTTAAGCGGTTGTTTGCTCGTGCTGATCTTGCTGTAA
- the spoIIIAC gene encoding stage III sporulation protein AC, protein MGYDINTIFQIAGIGVIIAMIHTLLKQMGKEDWAHWVTLIAFIVVLYLVATMIADLFEKIRDVFLF, encoded by the coding sequence ATGGGATACGATATTAATACGATATTTCAGATTGCTGGCATCGGCGTCATCATTGCGATGATTCATACGTTACTCAAACAAATGGGTAAAGAAGATTGGGCACATTGGGTTACGCTCATCGCCTTTATTGTTGTGTTATACCTTGTGGCGACGATGATCGCTGATTTGTTTGAAAAAATAAGGGATGTGTTTTTGTTCTAG
- the spoIIIAD gene encoding stage III sporulation protein AD encodes MCFCSSDRREGGAASALDIIQLVGLGIVVALLVLIVKEKSPLFALLLGLFASVFIFLTLIEQIQIVIEMIKRLATNAHIETVYLTTVLKIVGIAYIAEFGAQIVRDAGQNALASKIELGGKVLILVMAVPILTVIVETVLAMLPT; translated from the coding sequence ATGTGTTTTTGTTCTAGCGATAGGCGAGAGGGAGGGGCTGCATCAGCGTTGGACATTATCCAGTTAGTAGGATTGGGGATTGTTGTTGCATTACTCGTCCTCATCGTTAAAGAAAAAAGCCCTCTTTTTGCACTTTTACTCGGATTGTTTGCCAGTGTTTTTATTTTTCTTACGCTCATTGAGCAGATTCAAATTGTGATTGAGATGATCAAACGGTTAGCGACGAATGCACACATTGAGACGGTTTATTTAACAACGGTATTAAAAATAGTCGGCATTGCTTATATTGCTGAGTTTGGGGCGCAAATTGTAAGAGATGCTGGGCAAAATGCGCTGGCTTCAAAAATTGAGTTAGGTGGTAAAGTACTGATCTTAGTCATGGCAGTGCCCATTTTAACCGTGATTGTTGAGACTGTACTCGCCATGCTACCAACGTAA
- the spoIIIAE gene encoding stage III sporulation protein AE — translation MRKSLWSRQSFHIALLFLFIFIPMTVHAEEATMMDETNEMIEQQLDEIELGEIQDFWEELSDKYDHFLPESHRKSLVDIIRSQESLQINELIPGVLRFLFQELIASGQLMGTLVILTVFSMLLQSMQNAFEQKNVAKIGYAVVYMVLILLALNSFHVAMDYANSAISTMIHFLVALIPLLLALMATVGAVGSAALFHPLIIFLVNVSSIFIQSIVLPLLFLSLLLGIVSSMTEHYKVSQLANLFRQIAIGALGVLLAAFLGVISVQGATAAVTDGMLLKTAKFVAGNFVPVVGRLFTDTADLVIGASLILKNTIGIIGLGVLVVIVAFPAMKILVLAFIYRLTAALMQPLGDGPVIECLQIISKCMMFVFASLAIVSLMFFLALTIMITASNIPMMVR, via the coding sequence ATGAGAAAGAGTTTGTGGTCCCGACAGTCCTTTCATATTGCACTTTTATTTCTTTTCATTTTTATTCCGATGACGGTACACGCAGAAGAAGCGACAATGATGGATGAAACAAATGAAATGATTGAGCAGCAATTAGACGAAATTGAGCTTGGTGAGATTCAGGATTTTTGGGAAGAGTTAAGCGATAAATATGATCACTTTCTTCCGGAAAGTCATCGAAAATCACTTGTTGATATCATTCGCAGTCAAGAGTCTCTGCAAATAAATGAATTGATCCCAGGAGTTCTTCGCTTTTTGTTTCAAGAATTGATCGCTAGTGGGCAGCTGATGGGCACCCTCGTCATTTTAACGGTGTTTAGCATGCTGCTACAATCGATGCAAAATGCGTTCGAGCAAAAGAATGTTGCGAAAATTGGCTACGCAGTCGTTTATATGGTGTTAATTCTTTTAGCATTGAACTCCTTTCACGTTGCTATGGACTACGCAAATAGTGCAATATCTACGATGATACACTTTTTAGTTGCATTAATTCCGCTGCTTCTCGCTTTAATGGCAACAGTCGGCGCCGTTGGGAGTGCAGCTTTATTTCACCCCCTCATTATTTTTTTAGTGAATGTAAGCAGTATCTTCATCCAAAGTATCGTTTTACCGCTCTTATTTCTTTCACTTTTGTTAGGTATCGTCTCGTCAATGACAGAGCACTACAAAGTAAGTCAGTTGGCAAATTTATTTCGACAAATCGCGATCGGCGCACTCGGCGTATTGTTAGCTGCTTTTTTAGGGGTCATTTCTGTTCAAGGGGCGACTGCTGCTGTAACGGACGGTATGTTGTTAAAGACGGCGAAGTTTGTTGCTGGAAATTTCGTTCCCGTCGTCGGACGTTTGTTTACCGATACAGCTGATTTAGTCATTGGGGCTTCGCTCATTTTAAAAAATACCATCGGCATTATCGGTCTCGGTGTTCTCGTTGTCATCGTGGCGTTTCCAGCGATGAAAATATTGGTTTTGGCCTTTATTTATCGACTCACGGCAGCCTTAATGCAGCCTTTAGGTGATGGACCAGTCATTGAATGTTTACAAATCATCTCCAAATGCATGATGTTTGTATTTGCTTCGCTCGCCATTGTTTCGCTCATGTTTTTTCTTGCGCTGACCATTATGATTACTGCGAGTAATATTCCAATGATGGTTCGTTGA
- the spoIIIAF gene encoding stage III sporulation protein AF, giving the protein MMDMLTEWVGQIILFILFASIVDMLLPQNSFRTYAKVVISLLLISILLSPLLKLFQIDAEALIQKNAVQ; this is encoded by the coding sequence ATGATGGACATGCTGACTGAGTGGGTTGGACAAATTATTTTGTTTATATTGTTCGCATCAATCGTAGACATGCTGCTGCCACAGAACTCCTTTAGAACGTATGCAAAGGTTGTGATTAGCTTATTGTTAATTTCAATTTTGCTTTCCCCTTTACTCAAACTCTTTCAAATTGATGCAGAAGCGCTGATCCAAAAAAACGCCGTTCAATGA
- a CDS encoding stage III sporulation protein AF: MGNEVTKDVELRKKEIDVAQRAYISEQVAVQLKKQAQEELKKDGVMVRDIAVDMKRNDQGQWQMEHVKVSLGETSSSSQNVEPVVIEINGEERATEEDEAPDSASFAKRLSQLWGIEEDRLMVTFLTEDRI; encoded by the coding sequence ATAGGAAATGAAGTCACAAAAGATGTAGAACTACGAAAAAAAGAAATAGATGTCGCACAACGTGCATATATTTCTGAACAGGTGGCTGTCCAACTAAAGAAACAGGCCCAGGAGGAGTTGAAAAAGGATGGCGTTATGGTGAGGGATATAGCCGTAGATATGAAGCGAAATGACCAAGGACAATGGCAAATGGAACACGTGAAAGTATCACTTGGAGAAACAAGTTCATCTTCACAAAATGTTGAACCAGTCGTCATCGAGATTAACGGTGAAGAGCGAGCCACTGAGGAAGATGAAGCGCCAGACTCAGCTTCTTTTGCAAAGCGTTTAAGTCAGTTGTGGGGCATTGAAGAGGACCGTCTGATGGTGACCTTTTTAACGGAGGACCGCATATGA
- the spoIIIAG gene encoding stage III sporulation protein AG — MKWLNWDSIKKMTLKKTSGSLPIPYIVIMLTIGVLLIVLGTTGGETDDAEEAITVASIERDNESLKTTDDEDALHAGGRVSSEEESYVEEIDAMEKAYEDQLKATIEGLMGVRGATVMVTLESTGEKIYEKNRTNRIQKTREEDANGGERTIDETTTEETVVTTRDGDKESVVQKKTANPEVRGVLIVAEGADNIQVKSWIIEAVTKSLGVPPHRVSVLPKKRRKDKYALKKTNGLAVDDA, encoded by the coding sequence ATGAAATGGCTGAATTGGGATTCAATTAAGAAAATGACGCTAAAAAAAACGAGTGGTTCTTTGCCCATTCCGTACATTGTCATAATGCTCACTATCGGAGTGCTTCTCATCGTATTAGGAACAACTGGTGGAGAAACGGATGATGCCGAAGAGGCGATAACCGTCGCTTCAATCGAGCGTGATAACGAATCTTTAAAAACTACGGATGACGAAGATGCGCTCCATGCAGGTGGTCGGGTCAGCTCGGAAGAAGAATCATATGTAGAAGAAATCGATGCTATGGAGAAAGCGTATGAAGACCAACTTAAGGCGACGATCGAAGGCTTAATGGGGGTAAGGGGCGCGACTGTCATGGTGACCCTTGAGTCAACCGGGGAAAAGATTTACGAGAAAAATCGAACAAATCGCATTCAAAAGACGAGAGAAGAAGATGCAAATGGCGGAGAGCGAACAATAGATGAAACGACAACAGAGGAAACCGTTGTAACGACAAGAGATGGCGACAAGGAATCCGTTGTGCAGAAAAAAACGGCGAATCCTGAGGTGCGAGGCGTTCTTATCGTCGCTGAAGGAGCCGACAACATACAGGTGAAAAGCTGGATCATCGAAGCGGTCACGAAATCATTAGGTGTGCCGCCTCACAGAGTTTCTGTGTTACCGAAAAAAAGGAGGAAAGATAAATATGCTCTTAAAAAAACAAACGGTTTGGCTGTTGACGATGCTTAG
- a CDS encoding SpoIIIAH-like family protein, protein MLLKKQTVWLLTMLSLVIVLSVYYMTSPQESQYTSVDQETEGASLEHTENDGGEVVVAKDDEEASAEEGAEDASANEEDIFFSNVGSNEELTTMRLELNEQRSRQIEEYEEQVAAEDLTSQERSEAYDEVLELRNLESKESIIETRLRQEGFTDALVRVAGDDVNVTVISEEQSKTLANQVMATVRDELGQNTFAVVEMKPAE, encoded by the coding sequence ATGCTCTTAAAAAAACAAACGGTTTGGCTGTTGACGATGCTTAGCCTTGTCATTGTATTATCTGTTTATTACATGACATCCCCGCAGGAGTCACAATACACTTCAGTAGACCAGGAGACAGAAGGGGCCTCCTTAGAACATACAGAGAATGACGGTGGAGAAGTGGTTGTTGCAAAGGATGATGAAGAGGCTTCAGCTGAGGAAGGCGCTGAAGATGCGAGTGCCAATGAAGAGGACATTTTCTTTTCTAATGTAGGCTCTAATGAAGAACTGACAACAATGCGCCTGGAGTTGAACGAGCAGCGCAGCCGCCAGATTGAAGAATATGAAGAACAGGTCGCAGCAGAGGATTTGACTAGCCAAGAGCGCAGCGAAGCTTATGATGAAGTGTTGGAATTACGAAACCTTGAGAGTAAAGAATCGATCATCGAAACACGCTTACGCCAGGAAGGCTTTACTGATGCACTCGTGCGAGTAGCAGGGGACGATGTCAATGTAACAGTCATATCTGAGGAGCAATCAAAAACACTTGCCAATCAAGTCATGGCAACAGTCAGAGATGAGCTAGGGCAAAATACATTTGCTGTTGTGGAAATGAAGCCAGCTGAATAG
- the accB gene encoding acetyl-CoA carboxylase biotin carboxyl carrier protein: protein MLNLNEIKELIEMLDQSSIEELDLKDEGFRLQLKKQSSKVHIAEPTMVYDKATPQAASTPVVPPAGQSQTAEVNTENADVKDEAFHEITSPMVGTFYASPTPESDPYVKEGDQITSGKVVCILEAMKLFNEIEADISGTIEKVLVENGQLVEYGQPLFYVRPE from the coding sequence GTGTTAAATTTGAACGAAATTAAAGAACTTATTGAAATGCTGGATCAATCTAGTATTGAAGAACTGGACCTGAAAGATGAAGGGTTCCGATTACAGCTTAAAAAACAGTCGAGCAAGGTACATATAGCTGAACCGACGATGGTTTACGACAAAGCAACACCGCAAGCAGCAAGTACCCCTGTCGTTCCACCGGCAGGACAGAGTCAGACGGCTGAGGTGAATACTGAAAATGCAGATGTGAAAGACGAAGCCTTTCACGAAATCACGTCACCGATGGTCGGAACTTTTTATGCATCACCTACACCAGAATCTGATCCTTATGTGAAGGAAGGAGATCAGATTACCTCTGGAAAGGTTGTTTGTATTCTCGAGGCAATGAAGCTCTTTAATGAAATTGAGGCGGACATTTCGGGAACGATTGAGAAGGTTCTCGTTGAAAATGGTCAGCTTGTGGAATATGGTCAGCCATTGTTCTACGTTAGACCGGAGTGA